CTTCTCCAGCGCCTGGTAGATCGGCACGGTGCCGATCGGCACCGGCGAGTTCCGCATGATCGACTCGCGGGTCTCGTGGATGCGCGGCCCGGTGGACAGGTCCATCACCGTGTCGGCGCCCCAGCGGGTGGCCCAGGTCAGCTTCTCCACCTCCTCCGCGACGTCGGAGGTGACCGCCGAGGTGCCGATGTTGGCGTTGACCTTCACCAGGAACGCCTTGCCGATGATCATCGGCTCGATCTCGGGGTGGTTGACGTTGGCGGGCAGCACCGCCCGGCCCGCCGCGATCTCGTCCCGCACCAGCTCGGGGGTGACGCCCTCGCGCAGGGCCACGTACTCCATCTCGGGCGTGACGATCCCGGCGCGGGCGCAGCCGAGCTGGGTCACCGGGGCGCCGTGCACCCGCCGGTCCTCGACCCAGCGCCGGCGCGGCAGGTCGGCGAAGACCCCCGGGCCGGACGTGTCGTAGAGCCGGACCGGGGTGCTGCCGTCGGTCAGGTCGACCTCGGCGAACGGCACCTGGATGTCGGGACGGGACCCCTGCACGTAGACCTTGCGCCTCATGCTGCCTCCTTCTGCTACAGGCGGGGAAAGTGGTTCAGCGGACCGGCTCCGCTGCCGAGCCGCCACTCCTGCGCCGCGATCAGCGCCGAGCGGACGTAGCGGTTCGCGTACGCGATCGAGTCGTCGATCGGGTAGCCGTGGGCCAGCCGGGCCGCGATCGCCGCGGAGAAGGTGCAGCCCGTGCCGTGGTTGTTCGGTGTCTCCACCCGCGGCGAGCGCAGGAAACGCGCCCCGCTGTCGGTCCACACCGCGTCGACGACCTCCGGCCCGCCCGCGTCGCCGCCGGTCACCACCACGCACTTCGGCCCGTGCGAGGCGATCTGCGCGGCCGCGCCCGCCATGTCCGCCGGGGTGGTCACCGGCCAGCCCAGCAGCGCCGACGCCTCCTCGACGTTGGGCGTCACCACCAGGGCGTACGGCAGCAGCCGCTCGATCGCGCTGACCACGCCCAGGCGGCGTCCCGTCGAGGCCGTCAGCACCGGGTCCAGCACCAGCTTCGGCAGCTCGCCGTTGCGCGCCTTGGCCCGCACGGTCGCCGCGATCTCGCCGGTGGCGACCATGCCGACCTTCACCGCCGCGACCGGCAGGTCACTCAGCACCGCGTTGAGCTGCGCGGCGACCACGGTGCCCGGCATCGGGTGGACGTCCGTGATCTCCTTGGTGTTCTGCGAGGTCACCGCGGTGATGACACTCGCGCCGTAGCAGTCCAGCGCGGCGAA
The Catellatospora sp. IY07-71 DNA segment above includes these coding regions:
- the thiD gene encoding bifunctional hydroxymethylpyrimidine kinase/phosphomethylpyrimidine kinase; protein product: MTPNVVLTIAGSDSSGGAGIQADLKTFAALDCYGASVITAVTSQNTKEITDVHPMPGTVVAAQLNAVLSDLPVAAVKVGMVATGEIAATVRAKARNGELPKLVLDPVLTASTGRRLGVVSAIERLLPYALVVTPNVEEASALLGWPVTTPADMAGAAAQIASHGPKCVVVTGGDAGGPEVVDAVWTDSGARFLRSPRVETPNNHGTGCTFSAAIAARLAHGYPIDDSIAYANRYVRSALIAAQEWRLGSGAGPLNHFPRL